One part of the Pecten maximus chromosome 9, xPecMax1.1, whole genome shotgun sequence genome encodes these proteins:
- the LOC117335153 gene encoding ADP-ribosylation factor-like protein 15 gives MCENLLLVCAVFRIAVYTFFRRLCGFGPPPVKPNFTVLCLGLEGSGKSSILAVLSGEKYDDISPTKGFSIKALLFDDCIVDVKELGGGESVRPYWDRYYGGAQGIIFVVDSTSSDEKLKLASNELHKALGDPVLDDLPLIVLCNYQDKQEAKSPTQLQEILEVNLEDGHRTWSIHGCSIHDKDSIKHSFQELNKVLLHPKSHSKVNHSDNKDFSRL, from the exons ATGTGTGAAAATCTGCTGCTAGTATGTGCTGTCTTCCGGATAGCCGTCTACACG TTTTTCCGGAGACTGTGTGGATTTGGACCTCCCCCAGTCAAGCCAAACTTCACAGTGTTATGTCTGGGACTGGAAGGATCTGGAAAGAGCTCCATCTTGGCAGTGCTTAGTGGGGAAAAGTATGATGATATATCGCCTACTAAAG GTTTCAGTATCAAAGCTCTTTTGTTTGATGACTGTATTGTTGATGTCAAAGAACTAGGAG GAGGTGAATCAGTCCGTCCATACTGGGACCGATATTATGGAGGAGCCCAAGGGATCATATTTGTAGTAGACAGCACCTCATCTGATGAGAAGCTTAAGCTAGCCAGTAATGAACTCCATAAAGCACTCGGAGATCCTGTATTAGATGATCTCCCCTTAATAGTGTTGTGCAATTACCAAGATAAACAGGAAGCAAAATCTCCCACTCAG CTGCAGGAAATCCTTGAAGTGAACCTAGAGGATGGTCACAGGACGTGGAGCATACATGGTTGTAGTATACATGATAAAGACAGTATCAAGCATAGCTTTCAGGAACTCAACAAGGTCCTTTTACATCCTAAAAGTCATTCCAAAGTAAATCATTCGGACAACAAGGATTTCAGTCGACTGTGA